The genomic segment GCTAAAATTAGAATTGGAAAAGTGCTAAGTGTTCATGAGGATAAAGGTGAAGTAATGAAAAGTGCTATAATCGAGCCATATGTTGACTTTTCAAAAATTGAAGAAGTTTTTATTGTGGTACCAAAACATATAAAAGATGGTGAAATAATATATTAGGAGTTGTAGTATGAAGAGAATATTAACAGTAGTATGGTTATGTATTCTATTCCTAATATTAGATAATACGTTGATGCCTTTACTCAAAATAAACGGTACATATCCAAGTTTAATATTTACTTTTGCACTGTGTTATTCGATTGTTAGTTCGCCAAAAGACGCAGTAATAATTGGAGTTTTTACCGGCGCACTGCAGGACATCTATTTCTTAAATGGATTTGGAATCAATATGTTAAGTAATATGCTTATGTGCGCTATAGCTGCAAACATAGGTAAAAATATATTTGTTGAAAAACCATTTTTGCCAATAGTTTCAACTTTTGTGTTAAGTTTAGTAAAAGGGTTAATAGTATTTTCTATATTGTTTTTGATAAAGCAATATACGCATATGGGGGTAGTATTATATCATGGAATATATAATCTAATAGTTTCTATTTTTATGTATAGATTCGTGTATAAACTTTCACAAAAAGAATATATGAAGAAAGAGTGGAAATTTTGATGCAGTACATTTATATGATTTTTAAAAGGTTGGTGCAAAAGTGAGAAAGAAAAATAAAAATAACAATAAATTTTCTAGATTTAATGCTTTAATTGTAATTATGATTTCGATTTTCTCAGTTATTATTTTCAAATTAGTGAATATACAGGTAATCAATGGCCGGGTGTATATGGAAACAGCAAATCAACAAAATCATAAGATAATATCTAAAGTAGCACCAAGAGGTGAGATAATAGATAGAAATGGTGCGAAACTCGCTACAAGCAAGCAAAGTTATATAGTGACATTTACTAAAACAAAAGAGAGTGAAGAAAAATTCTTGCCAACTATTGATAAGGTATTTAAAATTCTTGATGATAACAAGCAAACTCAGGTAGATGAGTTTGCACTTAAAGTAAAGACTAGTGAGGATAAAAAAGATGTAGAGTATAGTTTTGAATTTAAAACCTCAGATAAAACATCACAAGATTGGATGGAACTTAGATTTAAAAAAGATAGAGGGTTTGATGAGACAGTTATTAAAAAACTCTATAAGGGTAAAAAGAAAGATGATTTAACCGCTGATCAACTTAAAAAAGTTGATGAAGAACTTTTAAAGATTACGCCAGAAGAAGTGTATAATCAACTAATAGTGGATTATAAGCTGGACGAAATCAAGGATTCTAAAAGCAAAGAAGAGCTCAGACGGTATATGGTAGTTAAGGACAATATAAAAATTCAGAGCCTTTCTGGATATAAGCCAGTAGTTATCGCTAACGATTTATCTAAGGACGTTGCATTTATTTTTGAACAAATGCAACCTGAAATTCCTGGTATTAGTGTTATGACTCAGCCTGTTAGAGTCTATCCTAATAAGGATCTAGGTTCAGCTTTCCTAGGTTATATTTCTAAGATAAATCCTTGGGATTCATCTAAGTATGAAGAAAAAGGTTATGATATAAGTACGGATTCTATAGGTACGTCAGGAATTGAATCAGCTTTTGAAGATGTTTTAAAGGGAACTAAAGGACAAGAAAGTATAACAGTTAATAAACAAGGGCGTAAAGTTAATACTTTAGGTGAGATTGCAACTTATCCTGGACAAACAGTGCAGCTTAATATAGATAAAAATATGCAATATGCTGCAGAGAAATCTTTAGATGCTGTGATGCTCCATCTACAAAAAAAAGGGAAGGACATATCTCAAGCTGTTGATACAACAAATGCAACCAGAGGCGCGGCGGTGGTAATTGAAGTTAAGACGGGCAAGATATTAGCACTTGCAAGTAGACCTGGGTATGATCCTAATATGTTTAGGCAAGGGTTAACTAGTGCTCAATATGATGAGTTGTTAGGCCCAGTCACAGAGAAAATTGGACTAGATTATATTAAAAAAAGAGGGCTTGCAGATATTAAAGGGGTACTAACCGATAGTGATATGTCAAAATCCAAAGAAGAAAGAGAGAAAATAGTACTTGATTATATGTTCCCGATAGATAAAAGTGTAAAAGGGAATACTACAATTAGGAAGGATAATAATGATATTTTCCCCAAAGCAACTTTCAATTATGCAACTAAATCTCTAATACCACCTGGTTCCACATTTAAACCAGTGACAGCTATTGCTGGGCTAGATGAAGGCGTTATAACCAAGGATAGTCAAGTAAATGATAATGGACCATACAATCACCGTTATGAAAGCGTTACAGCTGCATGTTGGATATATAACGAGCATGGTTATGGGCATGGAATGGTAAATATTCAAAAGGCAATGAGAGAATCTTGTAATTTTTACTTTTATGATGTGGCTGATAAACTTTTTGAAAAGGCTGGTGAAAACAAAGCTGGATTAGACTTACTAGCAAAATATGCATGGAAATTTGGTCTTGGAATAGATCCGAACAGTAATAAAAAACCTGCTACAGGTATAGAGATTCCAGAAAACTTTGGACAGGTATATAATTATGAATCTAGTAAAGAAATATTAGCTAATATTCATATAAGTAATCTAGTGAAACTTTTACAAAGCGGAATAAATAATGGAGGAGTAAAATTTAAACCTCTTGATATTGAACCAAAAGCTGAAAGTGGCACTACTAAAGAAATAGATGAAATAAAAAAAGAAAATGAAAACAAACGTAAGTATCTTGCTATAATTAAGGAAAAAATGAAAAAAGACAAGGTAGATTCTATTAATTCAAATATGATAAAGGAGCTCATTGAAGGTTCCTCAGCATTAAAAGGTAATAATTATACAGATAAAGATATCAAAGCAATGTCTGAAACTATAAATTCAGAAATAAGTGATTGTAATACTGAAATTAATACTGCAGCTAATGCATACTATGCAGCTATAGGTCAGGGGTTTGATTCTTTTACCCCACTGCAGTTAGCAAATTATGTATCTACCCTGGTAAATGGAGGAAATAGATATGAACTGCATTTGGTTGATAAAACTTTAGATGCGGATGGAAATGTAATTAAGCAAACTAAGCCTGTAGTTTTAGAAAAAACTGGTATAAGTGAGAATACAACTAATATAATTAAAGAGGGTATGTTAGAAGTTACTAGTGATCCTCAAGGTACAGCATATGGGGTATTTAAAGATTTTCCTATACAAAATGGAGGGAAGACAGGTTCCGCTACTTTTAATGAGGTTACTCAAACAGCTCTCGGAAGGACTTCCTTCGGATATTATATTGGGTTTGCTCCCTATGACAAACCTGAAATAGCTGTTTGCGCAGTGGTTTTTGATGGAGGTCATGGTGGTTATGTTACTCCAGTTGCTAAAGCAGTTTATGAGCAATATTTTAAAGCAGAATTACTTA from the Clostridium sp. CM027 genome contains:
- the mreD gene encoding rod shape-determining protein MreD, which produces MKRILTVVWLCILFLILDNTLMPLLKINGTYPSLIFTFALCYSIVSSPKDAVIIGVFTGALQDIYFLNGFGINMLSNMLMCAIAANIGKNIFVEKPFLPIVSTFVLSLVKGLIVFSILFLIKQYTHMGVVLYHGIYNLIVSIFMYRFVYKLSQKEYMKKEWKF
- a CDS encoding penicillin-binding transpeptidase domain-containing protein is translated as MRKKNKNNNKFSRFNALIVIMISIFSVIIFKLVNIQVINGRVYMETANQQNHKIISKVAPRGEIIDRNGAKLATSKQSYIVTFTKTKESEEKFLPTIDKVFKILDDNKQTQVDEFALKVKTSEDKKDVEYSFEFKTSDKTSQDWMELRFKKDRGFDETVIKKLYKGKKKDDLTADQLKKVDEELLKITPEEVYNQLIVDYKLDEIKDSKSKEELRRYMVVKDNIKIQSLSGYKPVVIANDLSKDVAFIFEQMQPEIPGISVMTQPVRVYPNKDLGSAFLGYISKINPWDSSKYEEKGYDISTDSIGTSGIESAFEDVLKGTKGQESITVNKQGRKVNTLGEIATYPGQTVQLNIDKNMQYAAEKSLDAVMLHLQKKGKDISQAVDTTNATRGAAVVIEVKTGKILALASRPGYDPNMFRQGLTSAQYDELLGPVTEKIGLDYIKKRGLADIKGVLTDSDMSKSKEEREKIVLDYMFPIDKSVKGNTTIRKDNNDIFPKATFNYATKSLIPPGSTFKPVTAIAGLDEGVITKDSQVNDNGPYNHRYESVTAACWIYNEHGYGHGMVNIQKAMRESCNFYFYDVADKLFEKAGENKAGLDLLAKYAWKFGLGIDPNSNKKPATGIEIPENFGQVYNYESSKEILANIHISNLVKLLQSGINNGGVKFKPLDIEPKAESGTTKEIDEIKKENENKRKYLAIIKEKMKKDKVDSINSNMIKELIEGSSALKGNNYTDKDIKAMSETINSEISDCNTEINTAANAYYAAIGQGFDSFTPLQLANYVSTLVNGGNRYELHLVDKTLDADGNVIKQTKPVVLEKTGISENTTNIIKEGMLEVTSDPQGTAYGVFKDFPIQNGGKTGSATFNEVTQTALGRTSFGYYIGFAPYDKPEIAVCAVVFDGGHGGYVTPVAKAVYEQYFKAELLKKDPKYKFMVDPDKGTSNIDLNNTTNGNGHD